The genomic region ACCGCGCTCAAGTACGCGATGCTGGGCACCGCCGTGGCCGTACTGCTCCTCGGCGCGGTGGCCGGGCGGTTGCCCGGGCGGGGGCGGGCGCTCGCGCTCGGGCTGGGTGCCGGGTTCGGGTTCGGAGTGGTCGAGGTGGCGGTGCGGCTCATCGACGGGCTCACTCCCTCGGCGCTCCTCACCAACCCGGCTGCGTACGCACTCCTGTTGGGCGGCGGCGCGGCGTTCCTCCTTCTTACGTCGGCACTCCAGCGGGGCTCGGTGACGACGGCCACGGCGGGGCTGATCATCGGCGAGACCATCGGGCCCGCGGTGGTGGGCGTGGTGTGGCTGGGCGACCGTACACGGGAGGGGTAGGAACTGTTCTCGAATAAGTGTCAATGAGTGTCTTTTAGATGTTATGAGTGTCGTATGCTCTCGTGTATGAACCTGACGGAATGGGCGCGTGCGCAGGGGATCGCCCCGCGTACTGCGTACCGCTGGTTCCGTGAGGGCACGTTGCCGGTCCCCGCGGAGCGGGTGGGGCCGCGCACGATCCTGGTGAACATCGACGCGAACACCTCATCCTCGGTGACCGGAGGTGTGGGTCTGTATGCCCGCGTCTCCTCGCACGACCAGAAGGCCGACTTGGAACGGCAGACCGCGCGCTTGTCGGAGTGGGCCGCGAAGGCCGGGCATCGCGTAGTGCGCGTGGAGTCGGAGATCGCCTCTGGCATGAACGGTGCCCGTACGAAGGCACGTCGCTTGCTGGCTGATCCGGCAGTGACCACTGTGGTGGTGGAGCACAAAGACCGCCTCGGCCGTATGAACGTCGAACTCGTCGAATCCGCTCTGTCTGCCACCGGCCGCCGACTCGTCGTCCTCGATGACGGCGAGGTCGAAGACGACCTGGTGCGCGACATGGTGGAAGTACTGACCTCGTTCTGCGCCCGCCTGTACGGCCGCCGCTCGGCGAAGAACCGCGCCAGGAAGGCCCTTGAGGCGGCTGCGGCCGATGACTGACAGGAAGCAGCTCCGCACCATCGACGCCCCGTTCGTCGCCCTGGGGCCGTCCGGTGTGGCGATACGCGACCGGCTCAAGCACCTCATGCCCGAAGACGAGACGATTCTTCGCCTGGTGGGCGAGCACCAAGGCCGCCTGGCCTCGGCTGATCTCAAGGCACGCTGCAAGTCCGGACACGACCACGACAACGACGCGTGGGCGGCCCGCAAGCGAGAGCTGACCGAGCAGTCCTCCTCCCGCATCGCCGGGACGATCACCAAGTCCACCCACGACCAGTACGGCTTGGCCCGCAGGTGCCTGCTCGCGCACATCCACAGCCTTGATGCCGGTATCCGCACGCTGCGGCACCGCTTGTCGCTGCCGATCGGCGAACGCGGCTCGAAACAGGCTCCGGGCGGCTACCGCAGCAAGGGCGAGTGGTTCAACAAGTCCCGCCGACTGGCCACCCTGGAACACCGGCTCGAAACAGCCCGCGCTGACTGGTCTGCCGGCCGTGTCCGTGTGGTGCGCGGCGGCCGACGCCTGCTGAAGAACCGGCACAACCTGCAAGCAGCCCATCTGACCCAAGCCCGATGGCGGCAGCGCTGGGAGGCCGAACGCTGGTTCCTCGCCGCCGATGGAGAGTCGGGGAAGCGGTTCGGTAACGAGACGATCCGCGTCACGCCGGACGGCGAGGTCAGCATCAAGCTGCCCGCCCCGCTCGCGCACCACGCGAACGCCCGGCATGGCCGCTACGTGCTCTGTTCCAAGGTCGCGTTCACACACCGTGGGCAGGAGTGGCGGGATCGCATCGACGGCAACCGGGCTGTCGCCTACCGCATCCACCTCGACATTGAGCGGGGCCGCTGGTACCTCACCGCGTCGTGGACCAGGCCGGCGGTCAAGACCGTGCCGCTGGATGCGGCCCGCGCAGGCGGCATGGTTGGCGTGGACACCAATGCCGACCACTTCGCCGCCTACCGGCTCGACCCGCACGGCAACCCGGTCGGCGACCCGCGCCGCTTCTCCTACGACCTGACCGGGTCGGCCGACCACCGCGACGCCCAGATCCGGCACGCCCTCACCCGGCTCCTGCACTGGACCAAGCAGACCGGCGCAACCGCGATCGGTATCGAGAACCTGGACTTCGCCGCCGAGAAGACCCGCGAGAAGCACGGCCGCAGGAAGCAGTTCCGGCAGCTGATCTCGGGCATGCCCACCGGCAAGCTCAAGGCCCGCATCGTGTCCATGGCCGCCGAACACGGCCTCGCCATCGTCGCCGTGGACCCGGCATACACCTCCATGTGGGGCGACCAGCACTGGCGCAAGCCCCTCACCAGCAAGACTCGCAACATGACTCGCCATGACGCCGCTTCGGTGGCGATTGGCAGACGCGCCCTCGGGCACCCGATCCGGCGACGGACGGCACCGCCCCAGCATCACCAGAGTGATGGTGCTGGGCATCGGACCATCCAGGCCGGCCGTGGTACCCGAGGGCGCGAGGAACCTCGCCACCCCGTCACGGAACGTGCACGCGATGCACGTCCCCGGACGAAGGGAACAAGAACGCGGGCGACCAGCGCATCCAACACCGTTTGGGATGCGCGCAGTTCCGGGACGTGGGTCCAAGACTCACTCCTGGACACTGTTTAGGAACGGTTGGCCTGGCTCGCCGTACTCGGTTTCGCGGTGGCGGTGGCCGGGGCGTTGGCACTGGCGCGCTTCGGGGAGGCGCCGGGGGAGGTGTCAGAGGCGGTGTCGGAGGCGGTGTCGGAGGCGGGATCAGAATCGGCATCTCCATCGGAATCGGCATCGCCATCGCCATCGCCATCGGCTACGCCGTAAGACTCCGAGGGTGGGAGGGGTGACGGGTGGCGCGTGGCGGTTGGCGGCTGGCGCGTGCGGCAGAGGTTCGCTCGCTCCCCACGACCGCCGGGCCCGCCACCGGGCGGCTCGGCCACTCAGCCTCTCGACCACTCAGCCACTCAGCCACTCAGCCCCTCGACCACTCGGCCACTCGGCCGCCGGGCTACTCGGCCACCCAGACCACCACCCCACCGTGCCACCACCCCACCGCGCCGCCCGCCGCCGCGCTAGGGCAGCGCCCTGACCAGTGCCTCCAGTGCCCCGGGCCATCCACTGTCCGTCGGGGTTCCGTACCCCACGACCAAGGCGTCCAGGGGTGGGGCCGTGGCGGACGGGTGGCGGTAGCGGGTCAGGCCGTGGACCGCCAGGCCCTGCCAGACAGCCGCGCGGACGACCGTCTGCTCGGTGCCGGGCGGGAGTTGGAGTACCGCGTGGAGGCCGGCCGCGATGCCGGTGGCCGTCACTGAGGGCGCGTGGGCGGCCAGGGCGGAGACGAGTTGGTCGCGGCGACGGCGGTAACGGAGGCGTGAGGCGCGTACGTGACGGTCGTACGCGCCCGACGTGATGAGCTCCGCCAGGGTCAGCTGGTCCAGCACTCCGCACGACCAGTCCGCGCCGCCCTTCGCCGCCGTCACCTCGGGCGCCAGGTCCGGCGGCAGGACCAGCCAGCCGAGGCGCAGGCCGGGGGCCAGGGACTTGCTGGCGGTGCCGAGGTACACCACGCGGTCCGGGTCGAGGCCCTGGAGCGCGCCCACGGGTTGCCGGTCGTAGCGGAACTCCCCGTCGTAGTCGTCCTCCAGGATCAGCCCGCCCGTCCGCCGCGCCCAGTCGACGACGGCGGCCCGGCGGTCGGGGTGCAGGGGCACGCCCATGGGGAACTGGTGGGCAGGCGTCAGCAGCACCGCCCGCACCCCGGCCCCGGCCCCAGCCCCAGCCCCAGCGGAACCGCCCCTGCCCTCGCCCTTGTGCCCACGCCCGCCGCCACCGCCGGGGCCGCCGCCAGGGCCACGTGTACCTCTTGTTCTCCCCCCGCTCCGACCAAGCCCTCCCCCGGTCAACTCGTCCGTGCGCGTGCCCAGTTCGTCGAACGGCAGCGTCACCGAGCGCAGGCCCGCCCGCTCCACCAGCCCCCAGTGCACATCGAGCCCGTACGACTCCATCGCCAGCGCGCCCGCGCCCCGCTGTCGCAGTACCGCGCCGAGCAGCATCAGCCCGTGCGCGAACCCGGAGCAGATGAGGATGTGTTCGGGGTCGGCGCGTACGCCGCGCGCCCTGGCGAGGTAGCCCGCGAGCGCGGTGCGCAGTTCGAGGCGGCCTCGCGGATCCCCGTATCCGAGGGCGTCGTACGGGGCCGCCGCGAGCGCTCGGCGGGATGCCTTGAGCCACTCGGCGCGCGGGAAGGAGGCGAGGTCGGGGGTGCCGGGGACGAGGTCGTACGCCGGGCCGCCGGGCGAGCGCGGCCGGGGCGGGGCGGAGGCCGGTGCCACCACCGCGCGTTCCGCCACCCGCGTGCCGGAGCCCTGGCGGGCGGTGAGCCAGCCCTCGGCCACGAGGTCGGCGTACGCGTCGGCGACGGTGTTGCGCGCGATGCCCAGGTCGGCGGCGAGGGAACGGGACGACGGCAGCCGGGTTCCGGACGCGAGCCGTCCGCCGCGTACCGCCTCCCGCAACGCGTCCGTCAGGCCTCTGCGCAGGCCGGAGCCGGTACGCGTCACGTCGACATGCAGGTCCACACCGAAAGTGGCCCAGGATCTCACCATGGAAATGGACCATACTCCTGGGCTACTCCGGCCCTAGGCTCATGATCATGACGACGAACACCACCCCGACCGACACCACCCCCACCGCGACCACCCCCACCGCGACCAAGACCGCCGCGACCCGGACCGCCGCCGGCATCCCGCAGGGCACCCCGAACGCTCCCGAGCACACCCCCCGGCTCCAGTGGACGGAGTTCGCCCCCGAGGTCTTCGACGCCATGATCAAGCTGGACGCCGCCGCCCGGAAGGGTGTCGACCCGGTGCTGCTGGAGCTGGTGAAGATCCGCGCGTCGCAGCTCAACCACTGTGCGTTCTGCCTCGACATGCACACGAAGGACGCGTTCGCGGCGGGCGAGAGCGTCGAGCGGATCGTCCAGCTCAGCGCGTGGGAGGAGTCACGGCACTTCTACACGGAGAAGGAGCTCGCGGCGCTCGCGCTCGCCGAGGCCGTGACGGTCCTGACGGACGGCTTCGTACCGGACGAGGTGTACGAGGCCGCCGCCCGGCACTTCGACGAGGCCGAACTGGCCCAGCTGATCGCCGCGATCACGGTGATCAACGCCTGGAACCGCTTCGGCGTGACCTGCCGTCTCGTGCCCGGCCACTACACGCCGGGCCAGTACAAGTAGCCAATAAGTAGCCAACCGCATGGGCTACTGCCCAGCGGTTGACGTACTCCTCACACCTCGCCCCGCAGCAGGTCCGCGCACTTCTCGCCGACCATGAGCACCCCGAGCATCGGGTTCACGGCGGGCAACGTCGGGAAGACGGACGCGTCGGCGATCCGGATGCCTTCGAGACCGCGGATCCGCAACTCGGGGTCCACGACAGCCAGTTGGTCGTCCGGCGCTCCCATGCGGCAGGTGCCCGCCGGGTGGTACACGGTGTGGGCGACCTTCCGCGCGTACTCGCTCAGCTCCTCGTCCCCCGTGACGTCCGGTCCGGGGCACACCTCGCGCGTGAGCCAGTTCGCGAGCGGCTCGGACGCGGCGATCTCGCGGGCGATCCGGATGCCGTCGACGAGCGTGCGGCCGTCGTAGTCGTCCTCGTCCGTGAAGTAACGGAAGTCGAGGGCGGGCTTCTCGGCCGGGTCGGCGCTCGTCAGGTACACCCGGCCGCGGCTGCGCGGCTTGGGGATGTTCGGAGTCATACAGACGCCGTGCGCGGGGCGTTCGTAACCGAGGCGCTCCGCGTGGTCCGTGAACGGGATCTGGTAGAAGTGGAACATCAGGTCGGGACCGGCGTGTTCGGGGTCGCGCCGCACGAACAGGCCCGCGTCGGCGTCCATCGCGGAGTTCTCGGGGATCGGTCCGTCCGTCTCCCAGACGATGACCGACTCGGGATGGTCGAGCAGGTTCTCGCCGACGCCCGGCAGGTCGTGGACGACGGGGATACCGAGCGCTTCGAGGTCCGCGCGCGGCCCGATACCGGAGTGCAGGAGCAGCCGGGGCGTGTCGACGGCACCGGCGCACAGCAGCACTTCGTTCCTGGCCTTGACCAGGACTTCCTCGCCGTCCTTGGTGCGTACGTGGACACCGCGGGCGCGCGTCCCGTCGAGCTCCAGCTTGTACGCCCAAGTCTCCAGCAGGAGACGGAGGTTGGGCCGTTCGTCCATGAACGGATGCAGGTAGGCGACCGACGCGCTCGACCGCTTGTTGTTCTCCGGGTGGTACGCGAGGTCGAAGAAGCCGACGCCCTCGGTGAACGGCTCCTTGTTGAAGCTCTCCATGCGCGGCACGCCGAGCGTCGCCGCCGCCGCGTCGACGAAGTCGCGGGCGATGGCGTTCTGGTCCTTCTCGTCGACCGGGACGATGTTGTTGAGCAGCCGCGGGAAGTACGCCTCCATCTGCCCCGCGCCCCAGCCCTCGGCGCCCGCCGCCTCCCACTCGTCCCAGTCGGAGGGCAGCGGATTGAACGCGATGAGGGTGTTGTGCGAGGAGCATCCGCCGAGGACGCGGGCGCGGCTGTGCCGGATGTGCGAGTTGCCGCGCGGCTGCTCGGTCGTCGGGTAGTCGTAGTCCAACTCCCCGCCGAGCAGGCCGACCCAGCGGCGCAGGGTCAGTACGTCGTCGCGGCCGACGTCGCTCGGACCGCCCTCGATGACGGCGACGGTGATGTCCGGGTTCTCGGTGAGCCGGGAGGCTATGACGGATCCCGCGGTGCCGCCGCCTATGACGACGTAGTCGTACGTGTTCGCTTCTTCGTTGTCGTACGTGTTCGCTTCACCGTTGTCGTACGCGTTCTCGTTATCGGGCATGGCGTGGCGCTCCAACGTGCTGTGTGCGGTGGGGCAGGGTGACGGGGTCGGTTCGGGGCCGGTCGTCAGCCCGCGAACCACCTGACCGGCTTCGGCGCGAGGTTCTGGTACACGTGCTTGGTCTCACGGTACTCGGCGAGCCCCGCGGGCCCGAGTTCGCGCCCCACGCCGCTCTTGCCGAAGCCGCCCCACTCCGCCTGCGGGAGGTAGGGGTGGAAGTCGTTGATCCAGACGGTGCCGTGCCGCAGCAGGCGGGCGACGCGCCGGGCGCGCCCCGCGTCCGCGGTCCAGACGGCTCCCGCGAGCCCGAACTCCGTGTCGTTGGCGAGCGCGACGGCCTCGTCCTCCGTACGGAAGGTCTCGACGGTCAGGACCGGGCCGAACATCTCTTCCCGGACGACCCGCATGTCGCGGTGGCACTGGTCGAGGACGGTCGGCTCGTAGAAGTAGCCGGTGGCGGGCCGCTCGGCGGACGGCTCGGGGCGGGCGCCGCCGGCTCGCAGCACCGCGCCCTCGGCGAGGGCGGAGGCGACGTACGACTCGGTCTTCTCGCGTTGGTCGGCGGAGACGAGCGGTCCGCACTCGACGCCGTCCTCGGTGCCGCGGCCGAGCCGGATCCGCTCGGCCCGCCACGCCAGTTCGGCGACGAAGCGCTCGCGTACGGACTCCTCGATGATGAGCCGGGAACCGGCGGAGCACACCTGCCCGCTGTGGATGAAGGCGGCGTTGAGAGCCTGGTCGACGGCGGTGTCGAACCCCTCCTCCGTGGCGCAGGCGTCGGCGAAGACGACGTTGGGGTTCTTGCCGCCGAGTTCGAGGGCGACCTTCTTCACCGTGACGGCGGCGGCCTGCGCGACCTTCGTACCGCTGACGAGTCCGCCCGTGAACGACACCAGGTCGACGTCCGGATGCTCGGCGAGCCGGGCGCCGACGCTGTGGCCGGGTCCGGTGACGATGTTGGCGACGCCGTCGGGCAGCCCGGCCTCGGCGAGCAGCTCGATGAGGGCGACCGTCGTCAGCGGGGTGATCTCGCTCGGCTTGACGACGAAGGTGTTCCCGGCGGCGAGGGCGGGGGCGATCTTCCAACTCGCTTGCAGGAGCGGGTAGTTCCAGGGGGTGATCATCGCGCAGACGCCGACGGGTTCGTGCACGACGACGCTGTGGATGTCGTCCGACCCGGCGTCGACGACCCGGCCGGCGCCCTCTCCGACGACGAGATCGGCGAAGTACCGGAAGGCGTCGGCGACACAGTCGATGTCGACGCGCCCCTCCTCCAGGGTCTTGCCCGCGTCCCGGCTTTCGAGGAGCCCGAGCCGTTCGCGGTCGCGTACGAGGAAGTCGGCGACGCGGCGCAGGAGCGCGGCCCGCTCGGCGACGGGCGTGCCCGGCCACTCTCCGTGGTCGAAGGCGCGCCGGGCGGCCTCGACGGCGGCGTCCGTGTCCGGTACGCCGCCTTCCGCGACCACGGCGAACGTCTTGGCGTCCGCCGGGTCGAGAATGTCGCGCGTGGCCCCCGAAGCGGCCGCACGCCACTCTCCGCCCACGTGAATCGTCTGCTGCGCCTGGTTTCCCGACATGATCGGTGCTGCCTTCCGTTCCTGTTCCGTGCCCCTGTGTCACACGTGTGACGCTCGGGGGCCGGGAGCACCTGCCCCTGACCCTGGAATGCATGCACAACCGGTGACGGAAAGTGCGCGGCGTCACTCAAGAAGGCCGTGCTCAGCCAGCGTACGGCCCGGCCGGCGTACGGCAGTTGGAGCACCGGGGTCCATGCCTTCGCGGTCCGCCTGGAACTGGAAGAGGGTCACCACCCCCAGGTGAGCGGTAAGGCGCGGTGCGCAGAAAGCCGCCCCCGGGGAGCGAGCTCCCGGGGGCGGCTTCAGGCTTGGGGCCTGGGACCTGGGACCTGGGACCTGAGGCTCGGCCTTCGGGCTTCGGCTCAGATGAGGCCGAGACCGCGGACCGCCTCGCGCTCCTCCTCCAGCTCCTTCACCGACGCGTCGATGCGGGCGCGGGAGAACTCGTTGATGTCGAGGCCCTGGACGATCTCGTACGAGCCGTCCTTCGTGGTGACGGGGAAGGAGGAGATGAGGCCCTCCGGGACGCCGTACGAACCGTCGGACGGGATGCCCATCGAGGTCCAGTCGCCGTCCGCCGTGCCGTTGACCCAGGTGTGGACGTGGTCGATGGCGGCGTTCGCGGCCGAGGCCGCCGAGGAGGCACCGCGGGCCTCGATGATGGCGGCGCCGCGCTTGGCGACGGTCGGGATGAACTCCTCGGCCAGCCACTTCTCGTCGTTCACGGTCTCGGCGGCGTTCTTGCCGGCGATCGTGGCGTGGAAGATGTCGGGGTACTGGGTGGCCGAGTGGTTGCCCCAGATCGTCAGGCGCTTGATGTCGGCGACCGTCGAGCCCGTCTTCTTCGCCAGCTGCGTGAGCGCGCGGTTGTGGTCCAGCCGGGTCATCGCGGTGAAGCGCGCGGCCGGTACGTCCGGGGCGGCGGCCTGGGCGATGAGGGCGTTGGTGTTGGCCGGGTTGCCGACGACGAGGATCTTGACGTCGTCCGCGGCGTTGTCGTTGATGGCCTTGCCCTGGGGCTTGAAGATGCCGCCGTTGGCCTCCAGGAGGTCACCGCGCTCCATGCCCTTGGTGCGCGGCCGGGCGCCGACGAGCAGACCGACGTTCGTACCGTCGAAGGCGACGTTCGGGTCGTCGGTGATGTCGATGCCCTGGAGCAGCGGGAACGCGCAGTCGTCCAGCTCCATGGCCGTGCCCTCGGCGGCCTTGAGCGCCGGGGTGATCTCCAGGAGACGCAGCTTGACCGGCACGTCCGCGCCGAGCAGCTGGCCGGAGGCGATGCGGAAGAGCAGGGCGTAACCGATCTGGCCGGCCGCGCCGGTGACGGTGACGTTCACGGGAGTGCGGGTCATGGCGTTCTCCGTATGACAGCTGACGACGGTGGGGCGTCCCTGCCCCGGGGTGCGGGACTCCCTGCCGCGACGTTGATCGATCACCGGTGTCGATGATCGATCTCTCGGCGTCAAGAGAGATCCAGCGGTCAGGCTATCGCGCATCCGCGACGGCGGGCGTCCGGGGCCGATGTGGCCCGCCCCACAGGGCCGCCGGCCCCGCCGCTGCCCGGCTCCCCCAGGCCGCGAACCTGCTCTCTCCCCCTCCGGTCCCCAGCCCCCGGTCCCCAGCCCGCGGCCCTCAGGCCCACGAAGAGGCGGCCGTCGATCCGGGAGAGTGGGACGACGGCCGCCGGGTGGGGGTGCCGGTCGGACGGGAGGTGGTGTGACTCCTCCCGGACGGGCTCCGGACTCCCGTGGGGGTACGGTTCGCCTGCCCCGGCGGAGGGCGGACATTCCTCTTGTGTGGCGAAGAGTTGAGGATTGTGTGGCGAAGGGCGCGGGGCGTCCCGGTTCGCGCGGCCGGAGCCTGCGCCCGGGGGTGTGCGCTCGGAAGCGAGCGGGTCGGAAACAACGGTGTACGCCCCGGAGAAACAACACGGGTGCCCGGCCCGCAAGGGCCAGGCACCCGATCGAAGCCCGTTCAGCGTGAGCCTCGCTGTGTTACTCCGTGCAGCCCTCCGTGCCCGAGGCCTGGAGGGTGCCGCAGGCCTTCGCCTGGGTGGCGCTCTTCACGGCCACCATCGGGGTGTAGGCGTCGGTGTCCGTGGTCTCGGCGGTCTGGGCGGCTGCCGAGCCCGCCGTGATCCGGACCTCGTCGCCGGGCGCGGCCCCCGTGATGCGCGCCCACGCGGCCCCGCACGTCTCGCTGTAGCGGACCTCGACCTTGGCGGTGCCGACGGTGGCCGTCTCGACGGTCTGCGCCAACGTGCCGCCGCAGCCCATGCTTTCCGGGTCCTTGCCCGCGCAGTCCGCGCCGAAGCACTCGACACCGGCCGGCAGCTCCTTGCTGACGGTCGGTGTCGGCGACGGCTTGGTGTCGCTCCCTGCCGTGTCGTTGCCCCCCGGGTTCGTGAGGAACCAGGCAGCGGCTATCACCACGAGCGCGCCCACGACCCCCGCGAGGAACATCTTGAGCCGCCGCTTCCCCGGCCGCCCGTCGGGCGAACCGCCGGAACGCGGCCGCGCGTCCTGAGGCGGACCCCCGGCGGAACCGGTGGAACTGGCGGGACCGGCCATGCCGGACGGCCCGAAGGAACCCGCCGGGCCATAGCCCGACGCCCCGGACGAGCCGGGCGCACCGGCCGAGCCGGAGGAACCGGCCGCGCCGACACCCGACGCACCAAGGCCCCCGGGGTATCCATACCCCCCGGACGACCCGGAGGTCCCCGCCGACCCCGGAGGCGCGGCAA from Streptomyces sp. NBC_00878 harbors:
- a CDS encoding GMC family oxidoreductase: MPDNENAYDNGEANTYDNEEANTYDYVVIGGGTAGSVIASRLTENPDITVAVIEGGPSDVGRDDVLTLRRWVGLLGGELDYDYPTTEQPRGNSHIRHSRARVLGGCSSHNTLIAFNPLPSDWDEWEAAGAEGWGAGQMEAYFPRLLNNIVPVDEKDQNAIARDFVDAAAATLGVPRMESFNKEPFTEGVGFFDLAYHPENNKRSSASVAYLHPFMDERPNLRLLLETWAYKLELDGTRARGVHVRTKDGEEVLVKARNEVLLCAGAVDTPRLLLHSGIGPRADLEALGIPVVHDLPGVGENLLDHPESVIVWETDGPIPENSAMDADAGLFVRRDPEHAGPDLMFHFYQIPFTDHAERLGYERPAHGVCMTPNIPKPRSRGRVYLTSADPAEKPALDFRYFTDEDDYDGRTLVDGIRIAREIAASEPLANWLTREVCPGPDVTGDEELSEYARKVAHTVYHPAGTCRMGAPDDQLAVVDPELRIRGLEGIRIADASVFPTLPAVNPMLGVLMVGEKCADLLRGEV
- a CDS encoding carboxymuconolactone decarboxylase family protein; its protein translation is MTTNTTPTDTTPTATTPTATKTAATRTAAGIPQGTPNAPEHTPRLQWTEFAPEVFDAMIKLDAAARKGVDPVLLELVKIRASQLNHCAFCLDMHTKDAFAAGESVERIVQLSAWEESRHFYTEKELAALALAEAVTVLTDGFVPDEVYEAAARHFDEAELAQLIAAITVINAWNRFGVTCRLVPGHYTPGQYK
- a CDS encoding PLP-dependent aminotransferase family protein, with the translated sequence MVRSWATFGVDLHVDVTRTGSGLRRGLTDALREAVRGGRLASGTRLPSSRSLAADLGIARNTVADAYADLVAEGWLTARQGSGTRVAERAVVAPASAPPRPRSPGGPAYDLVPGTPDLASFPRAEWLKASRRALAAAPYDALGYGDPRGRLELRTALAGYLARARGVRADPEHILICSGFAHGLMLLGAVLRQRGAGALAMESYGLDVHWGLVERAGLRSVTLPFDELGTRTDELTGGGLGRSGGRTRGTRGPGGGPGGGGGRGHKGEGRGGSAGAGAGAGAGVRAVLLTPAHQFPMGVPLHPDRRAAVVDWARRTGGLILEDDYDGEFRYDRQPVGALQGLDPDRVVYLGTASKSLAPGLRLGWLVLPPDLAPEVTAAKGGADWSCGVLDQLTLAELITSGAYDRHVRASRLRYRRRRDQLVSALAAHAPSVTATGIAAGLHAVLQLPPGTEQTVVRAAVWQGLAVHGLTRYRHPSATAPPLDALVVGYGTPTDSGWPGALEALVRALP
- a CDS encoding transposase, yielding MTDRKQLRTIDAPFVALGPSGVAIRDRLKHLMPEDETILRLVGEHQGRLASADLKARCKSGHDHDNDAWAARKRELTEQSSSRIAGTITKSTHDQYGLARRCLLAHIHSLDAGIRTLRHRLSLPIGERGSKQAPGGYRSKGEWFNKSRRLATLEHRLETARADWSAGRVRVVRGGRRLLKNRHNLQAAHLTQARWRQRWEAERWFLAADGESGKRFGNETIRVTPDGEVSIKLPAPLAHHANARHGRYVLCSKVAFTHRGQEWRDRIDGNRAVAYRIHLDIERGRWYLTASWTRPAVKTVPLDAARAGGMVGVDTNADHFAAYRLDPHGNPVGDPRRFSYDLTGSADHRDAQIRHALTRLLHWTKQTGATAIGIENLDFAAEKTREKHGRRKQFRQLISGMPTGKLKARIVSMAAEHGLAIVAVDPAYTSMWGDQHWRKPLTSKTRNMTRHDAASVAIGRRALGHPIRRRTAPPQHHQSDGAGHRTIQAGRGTRGREEPRHPVTERARDARPRTKGTRTRATSASNTVWDARSSGTWVQDSLLDTV
- a CDS encoding malate dehydrogenase, encoding MTRTPVNVTVTGAAGQIGYALLFRIASGQLLGADVPVKLRLLEITPALKAAEGTAMELDDCAFPLLQGIDITDDPNVAFDGTNVGLLVGARPRTKGMERGDLLEANGGIFKPQGKAINDNAADDVKILVVGNPANTNALIAQAAAPDVPAARFTAMTRLDHNRALTQLAKKTGSTVADIKRLTIWGNHSATQYPDIFHATIAGKNAAETVNDEKWLAEEFIPTVAKRGAAIIEARGASSAASAANAAIDHVHTWVNGTADGDWTSMGIPSDGSYGVPEGLISSFPVTTKDGSYEIVQGLDINEFSRARIDASVKELEEEREAVRGLGLI
- a CDS encoding aldehyde dehydrogenase family protein, with amino-acid sequence MSGNQAQQTIHVGGEWRAAASGATRDILDPADAKTFAVVAEGGVPDTDAAVEAARRAFDHGEWPGTPVAERAALLRRVADFLVRDRERLGLLESRDAGKTLEEGRVDIDCVADAFRYFADLVVGEGAGRVVDAGSDDIHSVVVHEPVGVCAMITPWNYPLLQASWKIAPALAAGNTFVVKPSEITPLTTVALIELLAEAGLPDGVANIVTGPGHSVGARLAEHPDVDLVSFTGGLVSGTKVAQAAAVTVKKVALELGGKNPNVVFADACATEEGFDTAVDQALNAAFIHSGQVCSAGSRLIIEESVRERFVAELAWRAERIRLGRGTEDGVECGPLVSADQREKTESYVASALAEGAVLRAGGARPEPSAERPATGYFYEPTVLDQCHRDMRVVREEMFGPVLTVETFRTEDEAVALANDTEFGLAGAVWTADAGRARRVARLLRHGTVWINDFHPYLPQAEWGGFGKSGVGRELGPAGLAEYRETKHVYQNLAPKPVRWFAG
- a CDS encoding XRE family transcriptional regulator, translated to MPRWRALPDELDPQVREFASQLRRLVDRSGLSVAAVADRTGYSKTSWERYLNGRLLAPKGAIVALAEVTGTNPVHLTTMWELAERAWSRSEMRHDMTMEAIRISQARAALGELGTASAKGGRNGKQARAGGSTTAAPKPGIAGPAGVAPTVPPKTPVSGDDRRTPYGGDSGSGADGRPGSGSGSRGGGWGVVAAPPGSAGTSGSSGGYGYPGGLGASGVGAAGSSGSAGAPGSSGASGYGPAGSFGPSGMAGPASSTGSAGGPPQDARPRSGGSPDGRPGKRRLKMFLAGVVGALVVIAAAWFLTNPGGNDTAGSDTKPSPTPTVSKELPAGVECFGADCAGKDPESMGCGGTLAQTVETATVGTAKVEVRYSETCGAAWARITGAAPGDEVRITAGSAAAQTAETTDTDAYTPMVAVKSATQAKACGTLQASGTEGCTE
- a CDS encoding IS607 family transposase encodes the protein MNLTEWARAQGIAPRTAYRWFREGTLPVPAERVGPRTILVNIDANTSSSVTGGVGLYARVSSHDQKADLERQTARLSEWAAKAGHRVVRVESEIASGMNGARTKARRLLADPAVTTVVVEHKDRLGRMNVELVESALSATGRRLVVLDDGEVEDDLVRDMVEVLTSFCARLYGRRSAKNRARKALEAAAADD